A window from Euwallacea fornicatus isolate EFF26 chromosome 27, ASM4011564v1, whole genome shotgun sequence encodes these proteins:
- the LOC136347161 gene encoding spermatogenesis-associated protein 20: MILTRFGHFNQCFCIYRRITSFNKCQPKFPIRFDSKIHQDQPTLANGSNIRRLSFLRSIAPTNAARNMSGPGTSKPVKMNRLALEKSPYLLQHATNPVDWYPWGEEAFATAKAEDKPIFLSVGYSTCHWCHVMEKESFENEAVANIMNEHFINIKVDREERPDVDRMYMAFVQATTGGGGWPMSVFLTPTLEPLAGGTYFPVESRGLGMPSFPQLLLNIAEEWRKNSKALSSSGKFSLQALQDMKLQKLKSSTAASKVHAIGEDSWQKCALQLSRSYEADHGGFSMAPKFPQPSNFNFLFHMYAKEKCSERGMQCLEMCLHTLKKMAFGGLHDHVNKGFARYSVDERWHVPHFEKMLYDQAQLAVSYCDAYVVTKDEFYADVARDILAYVSRDLSHELGGFYGAEDADSYPYKGAPRKMEGAFCVWEYDEIKNLLDYETNGVKHYNVIIYHYNIKESGNVNPAQDPHKELKNKNVLACFDSYESTARHFNITVPQLKEVLNQSHQVLYKERQKRPKPDTDTKMVTSWNGLMISGFAKAGFVLKNQTYIDRAILAANFIKKFLYNDEEKSLLRCCYRGDEGEITQTSTPILGFLDDYAFLIRGLLDLYEASLDADWLQWAETLQETQDKLFWDEEDGGYFTSSNVDKSILLRGKEDQDGAEPCGNSVAVLNLIRLANYLHRTDLREKAGETLASFAERLKSIPIALPEMASGLMLYHNFPTQVFIAGPTEDNSTQALLDVVRSRYIPGRILAVADGPGGRAGLLYQRIETLRRLKPIEGRAAAYVCRNFTCSLPVTEPDDLATSLDANSSCCSSEKK, translated from the exons GCGTTTGTCTTTTCTTCGCTCAATCGCTCCGACTAATGCAGCCAGAAATATGTCTGGACCAGGCACATCCAAACCGGTAAAGATGAATCGATTGGCATTGGAGAAAAGCCCATATTTGCTGCAACATGCGACTAATCCAGTTGATTGGTACCCCTGGGGAGAAGAGGCTTTTGCTACAGCAAAAGCTGAAGACAAGCCAATTTTTCTATCTGTTGGTTATTCCACGTGCCATTG GTGTCATGTAATGGAAAAAGAATCTTTTGAGAATGAGGCCGTAGCGAATATAATGAACgaacattttataaatattaaagtgGACCGTGAAGAACGACCAGACGTAGATAGAATGTATATGGCGTTTGTACAGGCCACAACAGGAGGAGGTGGTTGGCCTATGTCTGTATTTTTAACCCCTACACTTGAACCTTTAGCGGGTGGAACATATTTTCCTGTAGAAAGTAGGGGCTTGGGAATGCCAAGCTTCCCTCAGCTATTACTGAATATAGCTGAGGAATGGAGGAAAAATAGCAAGGCCCTTTCTTCGTCAG GCAAATTCAGTCTTCAAGCTCTACAAGATATGAAACTCCAGAAGCTGAAAAGCTCAACAGCTGCATCAAAGGTGCATGCAATTGGTGAAGATTCATGGCAGAAGTGTGCTTTGCAGTTGTCTCGATCCTACGAAGCTGATCATGGAGGCTTTTCCATGGCTCCTAAATTTCCTcaaccttcaaattttaacttcTTATTCCACATGTACGCCAAGGAGAAGTGTAGTGAGAGAGGCATGCAATGCCTTGAAATGTGTCTGCAtactttaaagaaaatggCATTTGGAGGATTACACGATCATGTAAATAAAG gattTGCCAGATATTCAGTCGACGAAAGGTGGCATGTAccccattttgaaaaaatgctttatgatCAAGCGCAATTGGCTGTGTCATATTGTGACGCTTATGTAGTCACGAAAGATGAATTTTATGCAGATGTTGCCAGGGATATTTTGGCTTATGTTTCTAGAGACTTGAGTCATGAATTGGGGGGTTTCTATGGGGCTGAAGATGCAGATTCTTATCCATATAAGG GTGCTCCTCGTAAAATGGAAGGCGCATTTTGCGTTTGGGAATacgacgaaataaaaaatcttcttgATTACGAAACTAACGGAGTGAAACATTATAACGttattatttatcattatAATATCAAAGAGAGCGGCAATGTAAACCCTGCTCAAGATCCTCATAAAGaactgaaaaacaaaaacgttttgGCGTGTTTCGATTCATATGAGTCAACAGCACGCCATTTCAACATTACAGTGCCACAGTTAAAAGAAGTATTGAATCAGTCACATCAAGTTTTATACAAAGAAAGACAAAAAAGGCCTAAGCCTGATACTGATACAAAAATGGTGACTTCATGGAACGGTTTGATGATATCAGGTTTTGCCAAGGCTGGGTTTGTACTAAAAAACCAAACCTATATTGATAGAGCCATTCTTGCCGCCAAtttcataaagaaatttttgtaCAATGATGAGGAGAAGAGTCTATTGAGATGTTGTTATAGAGGAGATGAAGGGGAGATTACGCAAAC gTCAACTCCCATATTGGGCTTTCTTGATGACTATGCCTTCTTGATTAGAGGTCTACTTGATCTTTACGAGGCATCACTGGATGCTGATTGGTTACAGTGGGCTGAAACACTTCAAGAAACGCAAGATAAATTATTCTGGGACGAAGAAGATGGCGGCTACTTTACTAGTTCTAATGTTGATAAGAGCATTTTGCTTCGCGGAAAAGAAg ACCAAGATGGAGCAGAACCATGCGGGAACTCTGTTGCCGTGCTCAATTTGATTCGGCTTGCGAACTACCTTCATCGAACAGATTTGCGCGAAAAGGCTGGCGAAACTTTAGCCTCTTTCGCCGAACGTCTAAAATCGATACCAATTGCTTTGCCCGAAATGGCTTCTGGATTAATGCTTTATCATAATTTTCCAACGCAG GTGTTCATTGCTGGCCCCACCGAAGACAATTCAACCCAAGCCCTCCTTGACGTGGTTAGATCTCGTTACATCCCAGGAAGGATTTTAGCTGTTGCAGATGGGCCAGGTGGTCGTGCGGGTCTTCTTTATCAACGTATTGAAACTTTACGCAGATTAAAACCTATCGAAGGCAGAGCTGCAGCATATGTGTGCAGAAACTTTACTTGCAGCCTGCCTGTGACAGAACCAGACGACCTAGCAACGTCTTTGGATGCCAATTCGTCCTGCTGCAGTagcgaaaaaaaataa